The genomic segment GGataggatggatggatggatggatagattggatggatggatggatggatggatagattggatggatggatggatggatggatagattagATGGATATGAATAGATAGGTAGATGGATAGGGGACCTATACAGCGCAGAAGCTCCAGTGGTCCGCCATTGGCCTCTATCGGGTGATGCCAGTAGTACAATAagtgaccactgaggccactgattgTGGTCACATGCTGGTGCACCTCTTATCACTGGTAGCATGTAAAGACCGGCAGGTGATTGCTGAAGCATCTGGTTTGGCAGGGTTGAAGAAGTAAATGTTTTTCTTTAGAACATTTGCTGGCCCtgttggacagcccctttaatgtttGTAGCTAGGGATGTAATTGCCACCACTTGGATTGCAGCTTCTGTCACCACTACTTTGTCTTTGATAAAATCTAGTTTTGATTTTACAAAAATGTAACTTATGTATGTCTTTTCTGCTCTAGATAACCATAATATTCAAATCTTACCAAGACTGCACGGATCAGAAAGTGTACCAGGCTGTGACGGATGATCTGCCTGCAGCGTTTGTGGACGGCACAACCAGTGGTGGGAATAGTGACCCCAAAACCTTGCGGATTATAGAGAAAGTCAGTGGAAAGCATGTTGAAATGCATGCCAGATACATGGGGACAACTGTCATTGTGCGACAGCTTGGAAACTACCTAACTCTAGCAATTCGAATGCCGGAGGAACTGGCTATGGCTTATGAGGAAAGCCAAGACTTGCAACTGTGCATGAATGGCTGCCCAACCAGTGAACGCATTGACGAGCGTGGACATCTACCCCTCCCTGTGACCAGTAACAATTTACCCAGCTCATCATCTGGACACTTGCGCTCAGCATACACACTGGAAAGTGCCATTGCCAAATGTCTTGAAAAGTTCCAAGTGAGGCACATCTATTTCCATTCTTGTGTTTTTGACTTACTCACAACCAGTGATGCTAACTTTACGGCGGCAGCTCACAGTGCTTGGGAAGATGTGAAGGCCTTGCATCCCAAAAAAGAGCTTTGGATAATCTTTCCAACGAGTGGAAATACGGGCAAACCCCCTGCTTTGCCTGCTGTCATTTTGGGGCTTGTGTGCTTGGTTTTTGTTGCTCTTTTGTAGAAGTTTTTcttgtgtataaaaaaaaaaaatttgtaaaatatatattgttataATATATTGAGCAAGGATAACAGCATATATGTATA from the Bufo bufo chromosome 2, aBufBuf1.1, whole genome shotgun sequence genome contains:
- the RGMB gene encoding RGM domain family member B; the encoded protein is MGMGRRAALSCPGADRRGPLHLLLLLLALWGDTGYSQQQTQCRIQKCTTDFVSLTSHLNSGSDGFDSEFCKALRAYDGCTQRTSKACRGNLVYHSAVLGISDLMTQRNCSKDGPTSSTNPELSNDHCNFHSKVTAREPGQGEKPQPNYLFCGLFGDPHLRTFKDHFQTCKVEGAWPLIDNNYLSVQVTNVPVVPGSSATATNKITIIFKSYQDCTDQKVYQAVTDDLPAAFVDGTTSGGNSDPKTLRIIEKVSGKHVEMHARYMGTTVIVRQLGNYLTLAIRMPEELAMAYEESQDLQLCMNGCPTSERIDERGHLPLPVTSNNLPSSSSGHLRSAYTLESAIAKCLEKFQVRHIYFHSCVFDLLTTSDANFTAAAHSAWEDVKALHPKKELWIIFPTSGNTGKPPALPAVILGLVCLVFVALL